One genomic region from Clostridium saccharobutylicum DSM 13864 encodes:
- a CDS encoding TetR/AcrR family transcriptional regulator has product MARIADPEKMENIKRAVMECVIEYGYAGVSTALICEKAGVSPGYLYRYYKSKEELVQELVDTEMQAIIKKFILDIESSNTLYEAGGKTIRRLFMRANVEPMAARFAASVVMDFKIPAEEKKDNFKMVIELAEKCIELGKKTGETNSNITPLEMLVVSFTIPFRYLLFSIELDKNKMFTEDEIKRVAQICINAVK; this is encoded by the coding sequence ATGGCAAGAATTGCAGATCCTGAAAAGATGGAAAACATTAAGAGAGCAGTAATGGAATGTGTAATAGAATATGGATATGCAGGAGTATCAACGGCTTTAATCTGTGAAAAAGCAGGGGTGTCTCCAGGGTATTTGTATAGATATTATAAAAGTAAGGAAGAACTAGTACAGGAACTAGTAGACACTGAGATGCAAGCAATAATTAAAAAGTTTATATTAGATATAGAGTCATCTAATACATTATATGAAGCTGGTGGTAAAACAATAAGGAGATTATTTATGAGGGCAAATGTGGAGCCTATGGCTGCAAGGTTTGCAGCTTCAGTTGTTATGGATTTTAAAATACCAGCAGAAGAAAAAAAAGATAATTTTAAAATGGTTATAGAACTAGCAGAAAAATGCATTGAGCTAGGTAAAAAAACAGGTGAAACTAATTCCAATATAACACCACTAGAAATGTTAGTCGTTTCTTTTACGATTCCGTTTAGATATTTATTATTTTCAATAGAGCTTGATAAAAATAAAATGTTTACAGAAGATGAAATTAAAAGAGTAGCACAAATATGTATAAATGCAGTAAAATAA
- a CDS encoding HAMP domain-containing sensor histidine kinase, with protein MKKFVVFRKLSVQLIATIALSCLVSMGTFLGVLSNLKIYSMDNEGNISSLFSYAAFSIVFIVPIVIFIITFLLLVRKKVRYIKYISEQVNKITKEDLGVNLNVVGNDEIAELCENINCMSMEMKESFEHKRRIENEKSELITSISHDLRAPITAITEYLYILENKRYKSKEEEQEHLSVAYNLSIKLKKLINELFEYTKLSSRNMELKLGEVDLGFMLIKILEEYTPRLEEMGVRIRVNIDEEILVKIDYEKIIKAFNNILSEIEKYGDLLSDLIIKVENKASTAHIVISNKGKYLEDDKLNVMFESLNRIDTSKSMDFEESELSLGISKKVIELHHGSIWADGHGTIRTIYIKLPISQKDV; from the coding sequence ATGAAAAAGTTCGTAGTATTTAGAAAATTAAGTGTTCAACTTATAGCTACTATTGCCTTGAGTTGTTTAGTCTCTATGGGAACGTTTCTTGGGGTGCTAAGTAATTTGAAGATATATTCGATGGATAATGAAGGAAATATAAGTTCACTTTTCTCTTATGCGGCTTTTTCAATAGTTTTCATAGTTCCTATAGTTATTTTTATAATTACGTTTCTACTTTTAGTAAGAAAAAAGGTAAGATATATTAAATACATTTCTGAGCAAGTAAATAAAATTACTAAAGAGGATTTAGGGGTGAATTTGAATGTTGTAGGAAATGATGAAATAGCAGAATTATGTGAAAATATTAATTGTATGTCTATGGAAATGAAGGAGAGTTTTGAACACAAAAGACGGATAGAAAATGAAAAGAGTGAACTGATTACAAGTATTTCACATGACTTAAGAGCTCCTATTACTGCCATAACAGAATATTTATATATTTTAGAAAATAAAAGATATAAAAGTAAAGAGGAGGAGCAGGAACATTTAAGTGTAGCATATAATCTGTCTATAAAATTAAAAAAACTTATAAATGAGTTATTTGAGTATACAAAACTTTCAAGTAGAAATATGGAACTAAAACTTGGAGAAGTAGATTTAGGTTTTATGCTTATTAAAATATTAGAGGAGTATACACCAAGACTTGAGGAAATGGGCGTAAGGATTAGAGTGAATATTGATGAAGAAATTCTTGTTAAAATAGATTATGAAAAAATAATAAAAGCATTTAATAATATTTTAAGTGAAATTGAAAAATATGGTGATTTGCTATCGGATTTAATTATTAAGGTAGAAAACAAAGCTAGTACAGCTCATATTGTTATATCTAATAAAGGTAAATATTTAGAAGATGATAAATTAAATGTTATGTTTGAAAGCCTTAATAGAATTGATACTTCAAAATCAATGGATTTTGAAGAGTCAGAACTTAGTTTAGGTATTTCAAAAAAAGTAATAGAACTTCATCATGGAAGTATTTGGGCTGATGGACATGGAACTATAAGAACAATATATATTAAATTGCCAATCAGTCAAAAAGATGTTTAA
- a CDS encoding phosphatase PAP2 family protein, with protein MYLNALKEINKFDNYILCFIKKYVHNKYLDILMPIITYMGNVGSIWIIIASIILLGNTHKLIGYITIFTLIIGTILGEGIVKNIVRRVRPCNKHNNVSLLISRPLSYSFPSGHALSSFAASEMLSISYPQYRFIFMLIALSRMYLYVHYPTDIIAGIILGILCSKLILMVLQVGDITKIHLLSEIYLR; from the coding sequence GTGTATTTAAATGCTTTGAAAGAAATAAATAAATTTGATAATTATATTCTATGCTTCATTAAGAAGTATGTACATAATAAATATTTGGATATATTAATGCCAATAATAACATATATGGGAAATGTTGGTTCAATTTGGATTATAATAGCGTCCATTATATTATTAGGCAATACTCATAAGTTAATCGGGTATATAACAATATTTACATTAATTATAGGCACAATTTTAGGAGAAGGGATAGTAAAAAATATAGTAAGGCGAGTTAGACCCTGTAATAAGCACAATAATGTTAGTCTTTTGATTTCAAGGCCTCTATCGTATTCATTTCCTTCGGGACATGCCTTATCTTCTTTTGCCGCTTCAGAAATGTTATCTATAAGTTATCCTCAATATAGATTTATTTTTATGTTAATAGCTTTATCAAGGATGTATTTGTATGTACATTACCCAACCGATATTATTGCAGGTATTATTTTGGGCATATTATGCTCAAAATTAATATTAATGGTATTACAAGTGGGAGATATAACTAAAATTCATTTACTCAGTGAAATATATTTAAGATAG
- a CDS encoding efflux RND transporter periplasmic adaptor subunit translates to MNKRILVTCLVFLNLFILSGCSSESDSKADVKTYPVKTIELQDKSYPVSLEYEGLTGGSEVKKLSFKSAAKVAKIYVSKGQHVKKGDNLVDLDKSDLNFAMDAAKAQMDSASAQYNKAVNGAQTEDINKAQIAVKNAQDNYNYCKDLYDKNVTLYQAKAIPKQQLDDAKIKLDDSESALNSANETLTQLQNGTREEDKQAALAALNTTKANYDSKVNLVEDASLKAPEDGYVVDILCKENEMQAAGYPVILFRNENQVVTVGLSDDDVKKVQIGEKAKIKIDDDTVDGEIMNIVQSADTQSGTYSAEIKITNQIDNNKFYIGQSVKVYIDDGEKNGIWIPISSILNDGQDYVYAVEDSRAVRKNITIGQTNEDQVCVEGLEVGDNLVNEGMKNIKAGYQVSVE, encoded by the coding sequence ATGAATAAGAGAATATTAGTTACTTGTTTAGTATTTTTAAATTTATTTATATTAAGTGGATGCAGTAGTGAGTCTGATTCAAAAGCAGATGTAAAAACTTATCCAGTAAAAACTATAGAATTACAAGATAAAAGCTATCCTGTTTCATTAGAATATGAAGGTTTAACAGGGGGGAGTGAAGTGAAAAAACTTTCTTTTAAAAGTGCAGCTAAAGTTGCAAAAATATATGTTTCAAAGGGTCAGCATGTAAAAAAAGGAGATAATCTTGTTGATTTAGATAAATCAGATTTGAATTTTGCAATGGATGCAGCAAAAGCTCAAATGGACTCAGCTTCAGCACAATATAATAAAGCTGTAAATGGTGCTCAAACTGAGGATATAAATAAAGCTCAGATAGCAGTAAAAAATGCTCAGGATAATTATAATTATTGCAAGGATTTATATGATAAAAATGTTACTTTATATCAGGCAAAGGCAATTCCAAAACAACAGCTTGACGATGCTAAGATAAAACTAGATGACAGTGAGAGTGCTCTAAATAGTGCAAATGAAACTTTAACACAACTTCAAAATGGAACAAGAGAAGAAGATAAACAAGCAGCATTAGCAGCATTAAATACTACAAAAGCTAATTATGATTCTAAAGTTAATCTGGTTGAAGATGCTTCTCTTAAAGCACCAGAAGATGGTTATGTAGTAGATATTCTTTGTAAAGAAAATGAAATGCAAGCGGCTGGTTATCCAGTTATATTGTTTAGAAATGAAAATCAAGTTGTAACAGTAGGATTATCTGACGATGATGTCAAAAAAGTACAAATAGGAGAGAAAGCTAAAATTAAAATAGATGATGATACCGTTGATGGAGAAATTATGAATATAGTTCAATCAGCTGATACTCAAAGTGGAACATATAGTGCAGAAATTAAGATTACCAATCAAATAGATAATAATAAATTTTATATAGGTCAATCAGTAAAAGTTTATATTGACGATGGTGAAAAGAATGGAATATGGATTCCTATTAGCAGTATTTTAAATGATGGGCAAGATTACGTCTATGCAGTGGAAGATAGTCGTGCTGTAAGGAAAAACATAACAATTGGACAAACCAATGAAGATCAAGTGTGTGTAGAGGGACTAGAGGTTGGAGATAATCTTGTAAATGAAGGTATGAAAAATATAAAAGCTGGATATCAGGTTTCAGTAGAATAA
- a CDS encoding class I SAM-dependent methyltransferase: MEISNFIKQYIKNPKTVGAIAPSSEKLAYKMVEDINFFNASCIVEYGPGTGIFTEKILNKKKDETIFIAIEYNPDFYKILKDKFKGETNFILINDSAENLKEYLTKYNIDKVDYIVSGLPFASLPDAMSKKILSITKEILKDKGEFITFQYTLFKMKLFKMYFNKIKRKKVLLNLPPTYVLMCKNLNQNTK, from the coding sequence ATGGAAATTAGTAATTTTATAAAACAATATATAAAAAATCCCAAAACAGTAGGTGCTATAGCACCAAGCTCAGAGAAATTAGCATATAAAATGGTTGAGGATATTAATTTTTTTAATGCTTCCTGTATTGTAGAATATGGGCCAGGGACAGGAATTTTTACAGAAAAAATATTAAATAAAAAGAAAGATGAAACTATATTTATAGCAATAGAATATAATCCGGATTTTTATAAAATCTTAAAGGACAAGTTTAAAGGTGAGACTAACTTCATACTTATAAATGATTCCGCAGAGAACTTAAAGGAATATTTAACAAAATATAATATTGACAAGGTTGACTATATAGTTTCAGGTCTTCCATTTGCAAGCTTACCTGATGCTATGAGCAAAAAAATATTATCAATTACAAAAGAAATACTAAAGGATAAGGGTGAATTTATAACCTTTCAATATACTTTATTTAAAATGAAGCTCTTTAAAATGTATTTCAATAAAATTAAAAGAAAAAAGGTGCTGTTAAACTTGCCACCAACTTATGTTTTGATGTGTAAAAATTTAAATCAAAACACAAAATAG
- a CDS encoding alpha/beta fold hydrolase — protein sequence MNKNRRKRLLYILRILLVMSIIIGQLFGGYDILSKIANASEASDNLNNIYVSEENYSDNMKNIVEPYINNKLQYGYIDGDEDVKLYYEKYLIDNPVGNIVISHGYGESLEKYHELIYYFMKSGYNVFGIEHRGHGRSTPLGIADKTQIHVKSFEQYVIDFKGFMDEIVVPNTEGKKTFLYAHSMGGAIGAEFLENYPKYFDSAVLSAPMLEVNTGNIPSFLAKIIAKSEVALGRGGEYVIGKHSYTPEYNVKNIGTTSLNRYNYLHDIIVNNEVFQKGEASYNWANESFKVTEEITKKENAEKVTIPVLLFQAGQDTYVKSGGQNKFAQNADNCKIKRIENSRHEIYRERDEIQKPYLEEVVDFFNSTNEI from the coding sequence ATGAACAAAAATAGAAGAAAAAGATTATTATATATATTGAGAATATTATTAGTAATGTCTATAATAATTGGACAACTATTTGGAGGTTATGATATTTTAAGTAAGATTGCCAATGCGTCAGAAGCAAGTGATAACTTAAATAACATATATGTTTCTGAAGAGAATTATAGTGATAATATGAAAAATATTGTAGAACCATATATCAATAATAAATTGCAATATGGGTATATTGATGGAGACGAGGACGTTAAGTTATATTATGAAAAATATTTGATAGATAATCCTGTTGGAAATATCGTAATATCTCATGGCTATGGAGAATCATTAGAGAAATATCATGAATTGATTTATTATTTTATGAAGAGTGGATATAATGTTTTTGGGATTGAACATAGGGGACATGGAAGATCAACGCCTCTTGGAATAGCAGATAAAACTCAAATACATGTAAAATCATTTGAGCAGTATGTTATAGATTTTAAAGGTTTTATGGATGAAATTGTTGTACCAAATACAGAAGGTAAAAAGACTTTTTTATATGCTCATTCAATGGGGGGAGCTATTGGAGCTGAGTTTTTAGAAAATTATCCAAAATATTTTGATTCAGCTGTTTTAAGCGCACCAATGCTTGAAGTCAATACTGGTAATATACCTAGTTTTTTAGCTAAAATAATTGCTAAATCTGAAGTGGCTTTGGGACGTGGTGGAGAATATGTAATTGGCAAACATAGTTATACTCCTGAATATAATGTTAAAAATATAGGGACAACATCTCTTAACAGGTATAATTATTTACATGATATTATAGTTAACAATGAGGTTTTTCAAAAAGGAGAAGCATCATATAATTGGGCAAATGAATCATTTAAAGTAACGGAAGAAATAACTAAAAAAGAAAATGCAGAGAAAGTAACAATACCTGTATTATTATTTCAAGCTGGACAAGATACCTATGTGAAATCAGGTGGGCAAAACAAATTCGCACAAAACGCTGATAATTGTAAAATCAAGAGAATAGAAAATTCTAGACATGAAATATATAGGGAAAGAGATGAAATTCAAAAACCTTATTTAGAAGAAGTCGTAGATTTTTTTAATAGTACAAATGAAATTTAA
- a CDS encoding response regulator transcription factor, translating into MKTNILVVDDDKSIRNLIKVYLENEGYNIVEASNGAEALIMINENNFDLVILDVMMPVLDGISACMKIRESYTMPIIFLSAKDEEIHKIEGLTVGADDYIAKPFGSMELIARVKAQLRRYKKFNAEPQNNSIVTIEDLTINFDTHEVTVSGDKIKLTPKEFDILECLAKNKGVVFSVQKLYETIWNDKFAVSDTSIVVHITNLRQKIELDPKNPKYIKTVWGVGYKI; encoded by the coding sequence ATGAAGACAAATATTTTAGTTGTAGATGATGATAAGAGTATTCGTAATTTAATTAAAGTTTATCTTGAAAATGAGGGATATAATATTGTGGAAGCGTCTAATGGAGCTGAAGCTTTAATTATGATTAATGAAAATAATTTTGATTTAGTTATTTTAGATGTAATGATGCCGGTTTTAGATGGTATAAGTGCTTGTATGAAAATTAGAGAAAGCTATACTATGCCTATAATATTTTTATCAGCAAAAGATGAAGAAATTCATAAGATAGAAGGTTTAACAGTAGGCGCTGACGATTATATTGCTAAACCTTTTGGTTCCATGGAGCTTATAGCTAGAGTAAAGGCTCAACTTAGAAGATATAAAAAGTTTAATGCAGAACCTCAAAATAACAGTATTGTTACTATTGAGGATTTAACTATTAATTTTGATACTCATGAAGTTACAGTAAGTGGTGATAAAATTAAGCTTACGCCAAAGGAGTTTGATATATTAGAATGTTTAGCTAAAAACAAAGGTGTGGTATTTTCAGTACAGAAATTATATGAAACTATTTGGAATGATAAATTTGCAGTATCGGACACTTCTATTGTAGTTCATATTACTAATCTTAGACAAAAAATTGAATTAGATCCTAAAAACCCTAAATATATTAAAACAGTTTGGGGAGTTGGTTATAAAATATGA
- a CDS encoding GNAT family N-acetyltransferase, whose amino-acid sequence MNEFLSTYILKEIQIKNGQNLILRKPMVDDAEKMIEYLNTVGGESDNLLFGKDEFHLTVEQEMKYIKNINNATNTLMILGIIDNNIVSVAQISGNSRKRIDHNSEIAISVKKEYWRNGIGSVMMEELIGFSKKQGTIKNISLGVKASNFNAIKMYEKFGFIKVGVHKNFFCVSGIFDDEILMDLYL is encoded by the coding sequence ATGAATGAATTTTTATCAACTTATATTTTAAAAGAAATACAAATTAAAAATGGTCAGAATTTAATATTAAGAAAACCTATGGTAGATGACGCTGAAAAAATGATTGAATATCTTAATACTGTTGGTGGTGAGAGTGATAACTTATTATTTGGAAAAGATGAATTTCATCTTACTGTTGAGCAGGAAATGAAGTACATCAAAAATATAAATAATGCTACCAATACATTAATGATTTTAGGAATTATAGATAATAATATTGTTAGTGTTGCACAAATTAGCGGTAATAGCAGAAAAAGGATTGATCATAACAGCGAAATTGCTATTTCAGTTAAAAAGGAATATTGGAGAAATGGAATTGGAAGTGTTATGATGGAGGAATTAATAGGATTTTCCAAGAAACAAGGGACAATAAAAAATATAAGTCTTGGTGTTAAGGCAAGTAATTTTAATGCGATTAAGATGTATGAGAAATTTGGATTTATAAAGGTTGGCGTGCATAAGAATTTCTTTTGTGTAAGTGGTATTTTTGATGATGAAATACTGATGGACTTGTACTTATAA
- a CDS encoding sensor histidine kinase: MKKKIINKVGIKLLILIPIDMIISFSIFWFICIMTAKKFGNNIELYQKYGAFLVMGSFVLELVIFLIAINGRIKYLKYISKSVTNIKTQQYLNHIEIKGNDEISQLAEDINTMSERLKENYEKEKRQEETKNELIVAVSHDLKTPLTSIIGYLELLNKDKETFSKEQQEFLKVAYEKSENLKKLIEELFEYTKLSNDYVKLDKVPFNIAVLVNQIVGEHVLFLSEKNIKVEIECNENELLCEIDIQKFIRVIENLVKNVEKYSYRNSTFKIRMWEEDKNIKLSFINEGDNISKDDLLKIFDEMYRIDKSRNVEIEGSGLGLAISKKIIELHEGRIWAECNKNKINFNIELPKVSEE; the protein is encoded by the coding sequence ATGAAGAAGAAAATAATTAATAAGGTAGGAATAAAGTTATTAATATTAATTCCTATAGATATGATAATAAGTTTCTCGATTTTTTGGTTTATTTGTATTATGACTGCTAAAAAATTTGGCAACAATATTGAGCTTTATCAGAAATATGGAGCTTTTCTAGTTATGGGAAGTTTTGTATTGGAGTTAGTAATTTTTTTGATTGCGATTAATGGAAGGATTAAATATTTAAAGTATATTAGTAAAAGTGTCACTAATATAAAGACACAGCAATATTTAAATCATATAGAGATAAAAGGCAATGATGAGATTTCGCAGTTAGCTGAAGATATAAATACAATGTCTGAGAGACTTAAAGAAAATTATGAAAAAGAAAAAAGACAGGAAGAAACTAAAAACGAGTTGATTGTTGCTGTTTCACATGACTTAAAAACTCCATTAACATCTATAATTGGATATTTGGAACTTCTTAATAAGGATAAAGAAACTTTTTCAAAAGAGCAGCAAGAGTTTTTAAAAGTAGCCTATGAAAAAAGTGAGAATTTAAAGAAATTAATTGAGGAACTTTTTGAATATACTAAACTTTCAAATGACTATGTGAAACTAGATAAAGTTCCATTTAATATAGCTGTTTTAGTAAATCAAATAGTGGGAGAGCATGTTTTATTTTTATCTGAAAAGAATATTAAGGTTGAAATTGAATGTAATGAAAATGAATTGCTTTGTGAGATTGATATACAAAAGTTTATTAGAGTTATTGAAAATTTAGTGAAAAATGTTGAAAAGTATAGTTATAGAAACTCTACATTTAAAATTAGAATGTGGGAAGAGGATAAGAATATTAAACTTTCGTTTATTAATGAAGGTGATAATATTAGTAAAGACGATTTGCTTAAAATATTCGATGAAATGTATAGAATTGACAAATCAAGAAATGTTGAAATTGAAGGGTCTGGCCTTGGTCTTGCTATTTCAAAGAAAATCATAGAACTTCATGAGGGAAGAATTTGGGCAGAATGTAATAAGAATAAAATTAATTTTAATATTGAATTACCCAAAGTAAGCGAAGAATAA
- a CDS encoding potassium channel family protein produces the protein MGKINKKLYYEIFISILSLIVCTIILAQLTLNLSKESTYILDCWDNVIWVIFVIDYIVRLIFSENKLEFIKNNKIDLISIIPFGTLLQSLRIFRFARVLQLTKLSRLLRFTVLLYKFKHRADKFLKTNNFGYILIITILTVFFGAFGISVVENKNFADSLWWSFVTTTTVGYGDISPATNAGRIIASILMLVGIGFVGMLTGTISTYFLNKNNKDQSYKGEVIETIQEKLNNFDSLSKEDLEDMHAVLLSLKEKD, from the coding sequence GTGGGAAAAATTAATAAGAAATTATATTATGAAATATTTATTTCTATATTGTCTCTTATAGTTTGTACAATAATTTTAGCTCAATTGACATTAAACTTGTCAAAAGAAAGTACTTATATATTAGATTGTTGGGATAATGTTATATGGGTTATATTTGTAATAGATTATATAGTAAGATTAATTTTTAGTGAAAATAAACTTGAATTTATTAAAAATAATAAAATAGATTTAATATCTATAATACCATTTGGAACTCTATTGCAGTCATTAAGAATATTTAGATTTGCTAGAGTATTACAGTTAACAAAATTGTCTAGACTATTACGATTTACAGTATTACTATATAAATTTAAACATAGAGCAGATAAATTTTTAAAAACGAATAATTTTGGATATATATTAATAATAACAATATTAACAGTATTTTTTGGAGCATTTGGAATTTCAGTGGTAGAAAATAAGAATTTTGCTGATTCCCTTTGGTGGAGTTTTGTGACTACAACAACTGTTGGATATGGAGATATAAGTCCAGCAACCAATGCGGGAAGAATTATAGCATCCATATTAATGTTAGTTGGGATAGGATTTGTAGGAATGTTAACTGGTACTATATCAACTTATTTTTTAAATAAAAATAATAAAGATCAATCATATAAAGGTGAGGTTATCGAAACAATTCAAGAAAAATTAAATAATTTTGATTCACTTAGTAAAGAAGATTTAGAGGACATGCATGCTGTGTTACTAAGTTTAAAAGAAAAGGATTGA
- a CDS encoding transglutaminase domain-containing protein — MKKLKRISLVMLSFIVITFMNPIRANAEWKKDNYGWWYTEGSSWATGWKFIDSKWYYFKYNGYLIQNAWMYDGYYLNSNGEWTDSAKFKREDILINGKVRCESGKICNDVGDLSNLKVINSEPCLYTWDNDLQVKYVGMNTLDVYDFNENKVDKVAL, encoded by the coding sequence TTGAAAAAACTAAAAAGAATTTCTTTAGTAATGTTATCGTTTATAGTAATAACATTTATGAACCCAATACGAGCAAATGCGGAATGGAAAAAAGATAATTATGGCTGGTGGTATACAGAGGGGAGTTCTTGGGCTACAGGATGGAAATTTATTGATTCTAAATGGTATTATTTTAAATATAATGGATATTTGATTCAAAATGCATGGATGTATGATGGATATTATTTAAATTCTAATGGAGAATGGACAGATTCAGCCAAATTTAAAAGAGAAGATATATTAATAAATGGTAAAGTTCGCTGTGAATCAGGAAAGATATGCAATGATGTAGGAGATTTATCAAATTTAAAAGTAATTAATAGTGAACCATGTCTATATACGTGGGATAATGATTTGCAAGTAAAGTATGTAGGAATGAATACATTAGATGTATATGATTTTAATGAAAATAAAGTAGATAAGGTAGCATTGTAA
- a CDS encoding TVP38/TMEM64 family protein produces the protein MNNLFKVIVFLFWMAIIAVFFKYQLYIDGVGKITGFLESYPKYSALLFLIIASFRIFTFVPCTVFIIVSGILFDPVKAFILVTIANLLSEILLFLFVKVTIGMGYQENIINKYPKIYSLIQNNSVKILALGVSSPVVPSDVVCFFSALTGMSFSKYALTIFIADTPVILLYTFLGISTKYSVYVFIATLIIIILVSYINYRRWNSKINLNKDVEGR, from the coding sequence ATGAATAATTTATTTAAGGTTATAGTTTTTTTATTTTGGATGGCAATAATAGCTGTATTTTTTAAATACCAATTGTATATTGATGGAGTAGGTAAAATTACTGGATTTTTGGAATCATATCCTAAGTACAGTGCATTGTTATTTTTAATAATTGCTTCATTTAGAATTTTTACTTTTGTTCCATGTACTGTTTTCATTATAGTTTCTGGAATATTATTTGATCCTGTAAAAGCATTTATTTTAGTTACTATAGCAAATTTATTGAGTGAAATTCTTTTGTTTTTATTTGTTAAAGTCACAATTGGTATGGGATATCAAGAAAATATAATTAATAAATATCCTAAAATATACTCATTAATTCAAAATAATAGTGTTAAGATTCTAGCTTTAGGGGTTTCATCTCCTGTAGTACCATCAGATGTAGTATGTTTCTTTTCTGCTTTAACTGGAATGTCTTTTAGTAAGTATGCTTTAACTATATTTATAGCTGATACACCTGTTATTCTTCTATATACTTTTTTAGGGATAAGCACAAAATATTCCGTATATGTATTTATTGCTACACTTATTATTATAATTTTAGTGAGCTATATAAATTACAGAAGATGGAATAGTAAAATCAATTTAAATAAAGATGTGGAGGGAAGATAA